In a single window of the Maniola jurtina chromosome 4, ilManJurt1.1, whole genome shotgun sequence genome:
- the LOC123864604 gene encoding uncharacterized protein LOC123864604: protein MTRTPIANSSAVLSSFSGTTTTTTASASGNVIAVTKSANGNKRPTIIIYPTVTPESIVVPIVSCIFGFPLLALTVICCLRRRAKLARERARRRNCELDRGELSVVRLSPIKSKPRAVSLIRSPRPPPTLELDTVLEERSDPEQTTMSQVEITPDREVGTILFSAMGAVGSVAVSAAACARDS from the exons ATGACACGGACGCCAATCGCAAACTCTTCGGCTGTCCTCAGCAGCTTCAGTGGTACCACTACCACGACCACCGCTAGCGCCTCCGGCAATGTCATCGCGGTGACCAAATCCGCCAACGGGAACAAACGACCAACAATTATCATTTATCCTACAG TGACGCCCGAGTCGATAGTGGTGCCGATTGTATCGTGTATATTTGGCTTTCCCTTGTTGGCGCTGACGGTTATATGTTGTTTGCGGCGAAGAGCAAAATTGGCCAG GGAAAGGGCACGTCGGCGTAATTGCGAATTAGATCGTGGCGAGCTGTCGGTGGTGAGACTTTCTCCAATCAAGAGCAAACCTCGTGCAGTCAGCTTGATCCGATCACCACGACCTCCGCCCACTCTTGAACTGGATACAGTGCTAGAAGAACGCTCTGACCCCGAGCAAACCACGATGTCACAA GTTGAAATCACACCAGACCGAGAAGTAGGAACAATCCTGTTCAGCGCTATGGGTGCGGTTGGCAGTGTGGCCGTGTCTGCGGCGGCCTGCGCCAGGGACAGCTAG
- the LOC123864348 gene encoding cytochrome P450 6k1-like yields the protein MIANYIICAAIACFLFLYLCSYKRYNYWKNRGIPYDEPYFFFGNLGFIMRKSVWDFCFELRKRHPTDYVGIFLSWKPALVVQTPELARQILRKDFEYFQDRSVNSNPTDHLGCLNLFTANNPLWKNVRNEITPMFTPMRLKGITELMNFNAKELVLRIKQDYIDNKKTVNLKELFSMYISDTVAYSVFGIRVSVLNNQNSPLWYITRHMVKWTFWRGFKFISIFVMPAVAVVLRVKFFSEEAANYLRMLFWNVVEERKKNENAHYKDLVSHLLSLREKLELPASTEEMADDILVAQAAAFIFGSVETSSSALSYCLHELAYHPEEQAKLYNEVEMAVKENGEDILDYNKLLELKYMTSCIHETLRKYPPLGYLDRVCLKEYKLDDHVTIEKGVPVFVNVLAIHYDEKYFPDPMEWRPERFDSYSESDNLNYTFIAFGEGPRICIGKRYGMMQMRAALSQLILKYRVEPAVPYSVTTDPNSYLLAPKQISVKFIER from the exons ATGATAGCAAATTACATAATTTGTGCTGCGATAGCTTGCTTTTTATTCCTATATTTGTGTTCATACAAAAGATATAATTACTGGAAAAATCGTGGTATCCCATATGATGAGCCTTATTTCTTTTTCGGAAACTTAGGGTTTATTATGAGAAAAAGTGTTTGGGATTTTTGTTTTGAATTGAGAAAGAGGCATCCGACGGATTACGTTGGAATATTTTTGAGTTGGAAACCAGCGTTGGTGGTACAAACACCAGAACTTGCAAGACAGATacttagaaaggattttgagtATTTTCAAGACAGATCTGTAAATTCCAACCCAACGGACCATCTAGGTTGCTTAAACTTGTTTACTGCAAAC AATCCACTATGGAAGAATGTAAGAAATGAGATCACTCCCATGTTCACACCTATGCGTCTAAAGGGCATTACTGAGCTTATGAACTTTAACGCAAAAGAATTGGTGCTGAGGATCAAACAAGATTACATCGATAACAAAAAGACGGTGAATCTAAAG GAACTGTTTTCGATGTATATATCAGATACAGTAGCTTACTCCGTTTTTGGAATACGAGTCAGTGTTTTAAATAACCAAAATTCACCGTTGTGGTACATAACAAGACACATGGTCAAATGGACATTCTGGCGTGGCTTCAAATTTATCTCAATTTTTGTCATGCCTGCAGTAGCTGTTGTTCTAAG AGTGAAATTTTTTTCTGAAGAAGCAGCTAACTATTTAAGAATGTTATTTTGGAACGTTGTCGAAGAacgtaaaaaaaatgaaaacgcTCACTATAAAGATTTGGTGAGTCACTTACTGAGTTTAAGAGAAAAATTGGAACTACCAGCTAGTACTGAGG AAATGGCTGATGACATATTGGTGGCGCAAGCAGCTGCATTCATTTTTGGTTCAGTTGAAACTTCCTCTTCTGCTCTCAGTTATTGTCTTCATGAATTGGCTTATCATCCGGAAGAACAG GCTAAACTTTATAATGAAGTCGAAATGGCAGTAAAAGAAAATGGAGAGGATATTTTGGACTATAATAAATTGTTGGAACTAAAGTATATGACGTCATGCATTCACG AAACTTTGAGAAAATATCCTCCATTAGGATATTTGGATCGAGTTTGTCTGAAGGAATATAAACTAGATGACCACGTCACAATAGAAAAGGGTGTCCCCGTGTTCGTCAACGTACTTGCAATACACTACGACGAGAAATATTTTCCTGATCCGATGGAATGGCGGCCCGAGCGTTTCGATTCTTACTCCGAGAGTGACAACCTTAACTACACCTTTATTGCCTTTGGCGAAGGACCACGGATTTGTATAG GTAAAAGATATGGAATGATGCAAATGCGAGCAGCTTTGTCTCAACTGATCCTTAAATACAGAGTAGAGCCAGCCGTGCCATACTCTGTTACAACAGATCCAAACTCTTATCTTTTGGCGCCCAAGCAAATCAGCGTAAAATTTATTGAACGTTGA